Within Bacillus sp. FJAT-45350, the genomic segment GTAGCCAAGGAAAGAGTAGAAGCAAATATTAATATTGGTGACTTTGTTTATAATGTAAATGCAGCAAGGACGATTCTTATTAGTAGTACAATTCAATCAGATTTGTCTAAAATAAATTTGGAGTATATTGTAAGAATAGTCAACGAACAGTTTGATGACTTTTCCTATCATGCAGTTACAAGGTACACAGAACTAAAGAACAAACAAATTGAAGAGAAGAATCTATATATCAACGAGAATCATAAAGATAGATTAGCAATATTAGGACAAATGTCCTCTAGTTTTGTTCACGAATTTAGAAATCCTCTTACCTCAGTTATAGGATTTATTCAACTGTTACAAACAGAATTTCCCAAAATGAAATATCTAGATATTATTTCGCTAGAACTTGATCAATTAAAGTTTCGGATTTCTCAGTTTTTACATACTTCTAAATTAAATGTTGTAACAGAAGGAGATATCGATGCTTTCTCTCTAAAGGAATTATTAGAGGACATCATTGAATTTCTATACCCGAGTATAGTAGATAATGATGTTCAAATGAACCTCGTTTGTGTTTCTGATATCAATCTCATAGGTTGTAAAGATGAGCTGAAACAGGTTTTCTTAAATATGCTCTTCAATGCAATTGATGCCTTAAGTGAAAAAGAAAAGCCTCGCGAAATTGGTATTACGTGTATTGGTGAAAAAGATGGGGTAAATATAATAATTTCAAATAATGGTCCCCAAATTCCAAATGAAAAAATGAATACGATTTTCGAGCCATTTTATACTACCAAAGAATTAGGAACCGGTATTGGATTATATGTTTGTAAAAAAATAATTGAAAGACATAAAGGGATACTTACTTGTGAATCAAGTAAAAGCTTAACTACTTTTAGCATTTATCTTCCATACAAATAACTGAGTAAGGAATATCCTCACTCAGTTATTTTGCATGTAATGGTTTTATAAGATAGTCCTCTATTAGACAATCTGCTTGTGTAATTTAGAAAGCATTTCTAGAGACTTCCCTGTTCCGATGGCAACCGACTCTAACGGTTCAGGTGCTATGTGTATAGGTACGTCGATTTCATTACTAAGCCAATCTTGAATCCCAGTTAAAAGAGCGCCGCCTCCTGACAAAATAACTCCTTGGTCAACAATATCACCACTTAATTCAGGCGGACATTCTTCTAGTGTAACTTTAATTGCTTCAAGAATATGAGAAAGTGATTCTATCATACATTCTTGGATTTCAAAAGAAGATAACGTTAACGTTTTTGGTAGACCAGATACGAGATCTCT encodes:
- a CDS encoding histidine kinase N-terminal domain-containing protein, whose protein sequence is MNVIEKAELIEFLEKNELGFVEIWMEKVRINEHDIHKDKVRENGIQMFRLIKSKIIDTDLPEDTVQNLAYKVAKERVEANINIGDFVYNVNAARTILISSTIQSDLSKINLEYIVRIVNEQFDDFSYHAVTRYTELKNKQIEEKNLYINENHKDRLAILGQMSSSFVHEFRNPLTSVIGFIQLLQTEFPKMKYLDIISLELDQLKFRISQFLHTSKLNVVTEGDIDAFSLKELLEDIIEFLYPSIVDNDVQMNLVCVSDINLIGCKDELKQVFLNMLFNAIDALSEKEKPREIGITCIGEKDGVNIIISNNGPQIPNEKMNTIFEPFYTTKELGTGIGLYVCKKIIERHKGILTCESSKSLTTFSIYLPYK